The following are encoded in a window of uncultured Pseudomonas sp. genomic DNA:
- a CDS encoding TerC family protein — protein sequence MEWLSNPEIWVAFLTLTALEIVLGIDNIIFISILVSRLPKHQQPNARFFGLALAMGTRILLLLSISWVMRLTNDLFHLFGEGFSGRDLILFFGGLFLLFKSTAEIFHSLEGEEEAQANGGKAYGFMGIIVQIAIIDIVFSLDSVITAVGLVDNVPVMVAAIVISVIVMMLSAGTISDFIDKHPSLKMLALSFLIVVGTVLIAEAFDVHVPKGYVYFAMAFSLAVEAINIRMRTARARARKEELGPVQLRKDMPD from the coding sequence ATGGAATGGCTGAGCAACCCTGAAATCTGGGTCGCATTTCTGACCCTGACTGCCCTGGAAATTGTCCTTGGCATCGACAACATCATCTTTATCTCGATCCTGGTCAGCCGCCTGCCAAAGCATCAGCAACCCAACGCGCGTTTCTTCGGCCTAGCCCTGGCCATGGGCACGCGAATTCTGCTGCTGCTGTCGATCAGCTGGGTGATGCGACTGACCAACGATCTGTTTCACCTCTTCGGTGAAGGCTTCTCCGGGCGTGACCTGATCCTGTTCTTTGGTGGCCTGTTTCTGTTGTTTAAGAGCACCGCCGAGATCTTCCATAGCCTGGAAGGCGAAGAAGAAGCGCAGGCCAACGGCGGCAAGGCCTACGGCTTTATGGGGATCATCGTGCAGATCGCGATTATCGACATCGTGTTCTCGCTGGACTCGGTGATTACCGCAGTCGGCCTGGTCGATAACGTGCCCGTGATGGTTGCGGCCATCGTCATTTCGGTGATCGTGATGATGCTCTCGGCAGGCACCATCAGCGATTTCATCGATAAGCACCCGAGCTTGAAGATGCTTGCCCTGTCGTTCCTGATCGTGGTCGGCACCGTGCTGATCGCCGAAGCCTTCGACGTGCATGTGCCGAAGGGTTATGTGTACTTCGCCATGGCCTTCTCGTTGGCCGTTGAGGCCATCAACATCCGCATGCGCACCGCCCGCGCCCGTGCGCGCAAGGAAGAGCTAGGCCCGGTGCAACTGCGCAAAGACATGCCGGACTGA
- a CDS encoding mechanosensitive ion channel family protein, whose amino-acid sequence MPTLEWLLAWREPLLRAGQIILILLLAWLVQRILTRGITRLGNRYPQLPAELLMPLRGLLRWLILGSAFMLVLERLGVSAQVLWTALTGFAAVAAIAFFAIWSVLSNMFCALLIFAMGPFRIGDCVEVLESADKHGVRGRVIAINLFYTTLEDVTGDAPGAWVQIPNSLFFQKAVRRWRNGQLPPERTSEI is encoded by the coding sequence CTGCCAACGCTGGAGTGGCTGCTGGCCTGGCGCGAACCGTTGCTCAGGGCCGGGCAGATCATACTGATTTTGCTGCTGGCCTGGCTGGTTCAGCGCATTCTCACTCGCGGTATCACCCGGCTCGGTAACCGCTACCCACAGCTGCCGGCAGAGTTGCTTATGCCGCTGCGCGGCTTACTGCGCTGGTTGATTCTGGGCAGTGCTTTTATGCTGGTGCTGGAGCGCCTAGGCGTTTCGGCACAGGTGCTGTGGACTGCACTGACCGGTTTTGCCGCCGTGGCCGCGATTGCCTTTTTCGCGATCTGGAGCGTGCTGTCCAATATGTTCTGCGCGCTGCTGATCTTCGCCATGGGGCCGTTTCGCATCGGTGATTGTGTCGAAGTGCTGGAAAGCGCCGACAAGCACGGGGTGCGCGGCCGGGTGATTGCGATCAACCTGTTCTACACCACCCTGGAAGACGTCACTGGCGATGCGCCCGGCGCTTGGGTGCAGATCCCCAATAGTCTATTTTTCCAAAAAGCCGTGCGCCGCTGGCGCAACGGCCAACTCCCCCCTGAACGTACTAGCGAGATCTGA